One Meriones unguiculatus strain TT.TT164.6M chromosome 5, Bangor_MerUng_6.1, whole genome shotgun sequence DNA segment encodes these proteins:
- the LOC132654002 gene encoding vomeronasal type-1 receptor 44-like, which produces MNKASILHTNTNIKITLFSEMSVGISANSILFVFHLCMLIGAHRPKPIDLAIGFLTLTQLLMLLTMGLIAADMFMSQGRWDPTTCQSLIYVHRFSRGLSLCAACLLNVLWTIILSPRSCCLHKFKHKSLHHISCALFLCVLYMSFSSYLLVSNSAVSNSTSDNFMYVTQSCSLLPLSYSRQSTFSTLFFFREAFLISLMVLSSGYMVALLYRHMKQAWHLHSTSLSPKASLEQRATRTILLLMSFFVFLCILETVILQSRMKFKDGLLFYFIHILVSHSYATVSPLVFICTEKHIIKFLRSVWDRKVNM; this is translated from the coding sequence atgaataaggccagcatactccacactaacacaaacattaaaatcaccttgttctctgaaatgagtgttgggatctcagccaacagcatccTTTTCGTCTTCCATCTCTGCATGCTCATTGGTGCGCACAGGCCTAAACCCATTGATCTCGCCATTGGTTTCTTGACCCTGACTCAACTACTGATGCTGCTAACTATGGGACTCATAGCTGCAGACATGTTTATGTCTCAGGGGAGGTGGGACCCCACCACATGCCAATCCCTTATCTATGTGCACAGGTTCTCGAGGGGCCTCTCCCtttgtgctgcctgtctgctgaatgtcctctggaccatcatcctcagccctagAAGCTGCTGTTTACACAAGTTTAAACATAAATCTCTCCATCACATCTCCTGTgccctttttctttgtgttctctacatgtcttttagcagttacctcTTGGTATCAAATAGCGCCGTCTCCAATTCAACCTcagataattttatgtatgttactCAGTCTTGCTCACTTCTACCCCTGAGTTACTCCAGACAAAGCACATTTTCCACATTGTTTTtcttcagggaagcctttcttatcaGTCTCATGgtcctctccagtgggtacatggtggctctcttgtacagacacatgaagcaggcctggcatcttcacagcaccagcctgtctccaaaagcatCTCTAGAGCAAAGGGCCACccggaccatcctgctgctcatgagcttctttgtgtttctctgcattttggagACTGTTATCTTGCAATCaagaatgaagttcaaagatgGCTTACTATTCTACTTTATTCATATTCTTGTGTCCCatagctatgccacagtcagtccccttgtgtttatttgcactgaaaagcatataattaaatttttgagGTCAGTGTGGGACAGGAAAGTAAATATGTGA